A single window of Triplophysa rosa linkage group LG20, Trosa_1v2, whole genome shotgun sequence DNA harbors:
- the vipb gene encoding vasoactive intestinal peptide b, whose protein sequence is MIRCIKARGSRRTTETPQRPRRSELRNTVFFIYTGVRIFRNISTKVMISLSSCQTLLLIAICSVFCCRTLALPAISAYPDIRSGSLDEDGDDEWTRDPSLQDLEAYKLLYEIANTVERPSRHADGLFTSGYSKLLSQLSAKEYLESLLAKRVSDELGVEPVKRHSDAVFTDNYSRYRKQMAAKKYLNSVLAGKRR, encoded by the exons atgATCAGGTGTATAAAAGCGAGAGGTTCCAGAAGAACGACTGAAACGCCGCAGAGACCGAGACGCTCAGAGCTGAGGAACACAGTATTCTTCATTTACACAGGCGTCAGGATCTTTCGAAACATCTCTACA AAAGTCATGATCTCTCTGAGCAGCTGTCAAACTCTTCTTCTGATTGCGATCTGCAGTGTTTTCTGCTGCAGGACTCTTGCATTGCCTGCGATCTCTGCATATCCTGACATCAG atCAGGCAGTTTAGATGAAGACGGGGATGATGAGTGGACCAGAGATCCGTCGCTACAGGATTTAGAGGCGTACAAACTCTTGTATGAAATCGCAAACACAGTCGAGAG ACCATCCAGGCATGCTGACGGGTTATTCACAAGCGGATACAGCAAACTGCTCAGTCAACTCTCTGCTAAAGAATACCTGGAGTCTCTCCTGGCAAAGAGAGTCAG CGATGAACTGGGTGTGGAGCCAGTCAAACGTCATTCAGACGCCGTCTTCACCGACAACTACAGTCGATACCGTAAACAGATGGCTGCGAAGAAATACCTCAACTCGGTGTTAGCCGGAAAGCGGAG GTGA
- the slc29a1b gene encoding equilibrative nucleoside transporter 1 has product MDPQVPKDKYNGVWLIFFMLGLGTLLPWNFFMTATMYFTSRLSDPQPLNEGNFSVNQTQADTQSVLQSKFNNVMTLCAMMPLLVFSCLNSVLHQRIPQKFRIAGSLAAILLLFLVTAILVKVDMEPLPFFSITMIKIICINSFGAVLQGSLFGMAGVLPASYTTPIMSGQGLAGTFAAFAMICAIASGSALKDSAFGYFITACVVIAVAMASYVALPKLAFYQHYQSNQSKADEDEENKLGLMKKDQNKQQLGAIEESKQTTSVLSIFKKLWVMALSVCFAFTITIGTFPAVTVDVRSTIADGGAWEKYFIPVSCFLCFNVFDWAGRSLTAVCMWPGKDSKLLPALLLARVIFVPLFMLCNVQPRYNLPLYFTHDGWFIAFMILFAFSNGYLASLCMCFGPKKVDPSEAETAGAIMAFFLSLGLALGASLSFLFRGIV; this is encoded by the exons ATGGACCCTCAGGTGCCGAAAGATAA ATATAATGGCGTCTGGTTGATTTTCTTCATGTTGGGTTTAGGCACTCTGCTGCCATGGAATTTCTTCATGACCGCAACCATG TATTTCACCAGTCGTCTCTCAGACCCACAGCCTTTGAATGAAGGAAACTTCTCTGTCAATCAAACCCAAGCTGATACACAGAGCGTTTTACAATCCAAATTTAATAATGTGATGACATTGTGTGCTATGATGCCCCTGCTGGTGTTTTCGTGTCTGAACTCAGTTCTTCATCAGAG AATTCCTCAGAAGTTCAGAATAGCAGGAAGTTTGGCGGCGATCCTGCTGCTGTTTTTAGTGACCGCAATTCTGGTGAAAGTCGATATGGAACCGCTGCCTTTCTTCAGCATCACCATGATCAAAATCATCTGCATCAACT CGTTTGGAGCTGTCCTGCAGGGAAGTCTCTTTGGAATGGCCGGTGTCTTACCAGCATCATACACGACACCCATCATGAGCGGCCAGGGGCTCGCAGGGACCTTCGCGGCCTTCGCAATGATCTGCGCCATCGCCA GTGGTTCGGCTTTGAAGGACAGTGCGTTTGGGTACTTCATCACAGCGTGTGTTGTTATAGCTGTCGCAATGGCATCATATGTTGCCCTTCCAAAACTG GCGTTTTATCAACACTATCAGAGTAACCAGAGTAAAGctgatgaggatgaggagaaTAAGCTGGGCTTGATGAAGAAAG ATCAGAATAAACAACAACTCGGCGCCATTGAAGAGAGCAAACAAACCACTTCAGTCTTGAGCATCTTTAAAAAG CTCTGGGTTATggctctctctgtgtgttttgcTTTCACAATCACCATCGGCACATTTCCTGCTGTTACTGTGGATGTTAGGAGCACTATTGCTGATGGTGGAGCTTGGG agAAGTATTTCATCCCTGTGTCCTGCTTTCTCTGCTTCAACGTGTTTGACTGGGCGGGTCGCAGTCTCACAGCTGTGTGTATGTGG CCTGGTAAAGACAGTAAGTTACTGCCGGCTCTGTTATTGGCTCGTGTGATATTTGTCCCTCTCTTCATGCTGTGTAACGTTCAGCCGCGCTACAATCTGCCTTTGTACTTCACACATGACGGCTGGTTCATCGCATTCATGATCCTCTTTGCCTTTTCTAATGGATATCTGGCCAGTCTCTGCATGTGCTTTGGACCCAA GAAAGTGGATCCGAGCGAGGCGGAGACGGCTGGAGCGATCATGGCCTTCTTCCTCTCGCTAGGTCTCGCTCTCGGAGCATCTCTGTCTTTCTTGTTCCGAGGGATCGTCTGA